CATCCTGCCCCATGCGCTCTATGGGATTGGCATAACCCATGAGCACAACTGGTGTCTTTTGATTACTTTGCCGGAATTCGCGGACGAATTGTAATACATCCCGCAAGCCAACTCCAAATTGCAGCGCTCTTTCAGAGGCGCGCTGAATGACAGGGCCATCCGCCATGGGATCAGAAAACGGCACGCCCAGCTCGATAATATCGGCCCCGCCCTCGACCAGAGCATGCATTAAAGGTACAGTTAAATCAGGTGCGGGGTCACCCGCAGTGATGAAAGGGATTAAACCTCTTTTATTGTTAGCCGCCAAAGCAGCCATGGTATTTTGAATTCTTGACATCTTGTTGGTCCTTATTTGATGCGCTATGCGCTGTCCAGGACATCACTCCTGCGGTGGCATCAATCTCAATTCTTAATAGGGAAGGCATGCAGGCCACATCTCTATATGTATGCGCCCGCATGTTTACTCAAAGGCAAATCAGAATTTCAGCCCTGCCCGTTCAGCCACGGTATGCATATCCTTGTCACCACGGCCAGACAGGTTTGCCAGGACGATCTTATCCTTGGGTAAAGTCGCAGCGAGCTTGGCGGCATAGGCAAGAGCGTGACTGGATTCCAGCGCAGGAATAATGCCTTCAATGCGACAGCAATCATGAAAAGCCTCGAGCGCCTCATCATCTGTGATGGTCACATACTGCGCGCGACCACTTTCCTTCAACCAAGCATGTTCAGGACCCACACCCGGATAATCCAGGCCAGCTGAGACAGAATGGGTTTCTATGACCTGGCCATTCTCATCCTGCAACAAATAAGTACGGTTACCATGCAGCACACCGGGTGAGCCTGCCGTCAGCGAGGCAGAATGCTTGCCACTTTCCAGCCCCTCACCCGCTGCTTCGACACCGATGAGCCTGACTTGCTGATGATCGATATAAGGATAAAAAATACCCATGGCATTCGAGCCACCGCCTACGCAAGCCACCACATAGTCTGGCTGACGTCCGGTTTGCTCAGGCATCTGCCATAAGCACTCTTCACCGATAACGGACTGGAAGTCCCTGACCATCATGGGATAAGGATGTGGCCCTGCCACCGTGCCTATGATGTAAAAAGTATTATCGACATTCGCGACCCAGTCACGCATGGCTTCGTTCAGCGCATCTTTCAGGGTCTTGGAACCGGACTCTACCGGTACCACGGTCGCACCAAG
This is a stretch of genomic DNA from Undibacterium sp. KW1. It encodes these proteins:
- the trpB gene encoding tryptophan synthase subunit beta, with amino-acid sequence MKELQSLDAQFERQSIAGQAIYQSAQYHLPDSRGHFGQFGGTFVSETLTHALTELKEAYAKYQNDPEFLAEFRNELKYFVGRPSPVYHAKRWSDLMGGAQIYFKREDLNHTGAHKINNVIGQALLAKRMGKPRVIAETGAGQHGVATATICARFGLECVVYMGSEDVKRQAQNVYRMKLLGATVVPVESGSKTLKDALNEAMRDWVANVDNTFYIIGTVAGPHPYPMMVRDFQSVIGEECLWQMPEQTGRQPDYVVACVGGGSNAMGIFYPYIDHQQVRLIGVEAAGEGLESGKHSASLTAGSPGVLHGNRTYLLQDENGQVIETHSVSAGLDYPGVGPEHAWLKESGRAQYVTITDDEALEAFHDCCRIEGIIPALESSHALAYAAKLAATLPKDKIVLANLSGRGDKDMHTVAERAGLKF